One Halobacterium zhouii genomic region harbors:
- a CDS encoding dipeptide ABC transporter ATP-binding protein, whose product MTDLLSLSDLRTQFDTERGAVKAVDGVDLDIQEGETVGLVGESGSGKSVTALSSMQLVDDPGEVVGGRVTFRDDEVAAKLLAKFDDARISYPFELVDACREIAVDLRDDDPSGAAASELRGITADLADHEDPGGLAPELEALADRLDALESDETAVAEDGGTAATAEDAGADGEPGAEPADTDELTGDSEYAVGDDLDAALDDAVDGFVYVEDASLDPAPDSDVDADADPWAVLADRDDGHEHVRLHGSAVDFTAAPESAMREIRGGEMSMIFQDPMTSLNPAMTVGEQVAESLQLHRYDEKADDTWLNAIREVISSGDVEGEVLEDVVDVLDAVGIPEPESRLEDYPHEFSGGMRQRVLIAIALACRPQLLIADEPTTALDVTIQAQILDLINDLQDEFGMSVLFITHDLGVIAETCDRVAVMYAGEIVEEGPVEEIFHNPSHPYTYTLLESIPREDTDRLQPIEGNVPDLIDLPEGCHFAPRCPWAMPECTEGEIPYLQHGGPDTDHRSKCVMEEFDESSYGADEAGVEVESKSFTGEPLLAVDDLHKYFSRAEGWLDEWLSDEPQTVKAVDGVSMDVYEGETLGLVGESGCGKSTTGRTILRLLEPTDGRVVYSGEDLGGLDSDELRGKRRDMQMIFQDPMSSLDPRQTVGQTIKEPLEIHDLPEDVGDQSTAKARRERVFELMDAVGLERGQYDRYPHEMSGGQRQRVGIARALAVDPDFIVADEPVSALDVSVQAQILNLMEDLQEEFGLTYLFIAHDLSVVRHICDRVAVMYLGKVVETAPTRQLFDDPKHPYTQALLSSIPEPDPHADTDDRIILEGDVPSPIDPPSGCRFRTRCPEVIPPEDLDVDQDVFREVMDFRETVDDRGIPLEAVWEDAAEQSPGGGTGTPETPADGGRDASRGAFVDAMWEREFDTEPSGEVRATVEEAFDALATEDWEAAADVLRERFESPCERVEPPLEGGEQSVACHLYDSDVA is encoded by the coding sequence ATGACTGACTTGCTGTCCCTGTCTGATCTCCGGACGCAGTTCGACACGGAGCGCGGCGCGGTGAAGGCCGTCGACGGCGTCGACCTCGACATCCAGGAGGGCGAGACCGTAGGGCTCGTCGGCGAGAGCGGGTCCGGGAAGAGCGTCACCGCGCTCTCCTCGATGCAGTTGGTCGACGACCCGGGCGAAGTCGTCGGCGGGCGCGTCACGTTCCGGGACGACGAGGTAGCGGCGAAACTGCTCGCGAAGTTCGACGACGCACGCATCTCCTACCCCTTCGAACTCGTCGACGCGTGCCGCGAGATCGCCGTCGACCTGCGGGACGACGACCCCTCGGGGGCGGCGGCGAGCGAACTTCGGGGCATCACCGCAGACCTCGCGGACCACGAGGACCCCGGTGGACTCGCGCCGGAACTCGAGGCGCTCGCGGACCGCCTCGACGCCCTCGAGAGCGACGAAACGGCGGTCGCGGAAGACGGCGGCACCGCGGCCACGGCCGAGGACGCTGGTGCCGACGGCGAACCCGGAGCAGAGCCGGCTGACACCGATGAATTGACCGGGGACTCCGAGTACGCCGTTGGCGACGACCTCGATGCAGCGCTCGACGACGCCGTCGACGGATTCGTCTACGTCGAGGACGCCAGCCTCGACCCCGCGCCCGACAGCGACGTCGACGCCGACGCGGACCCGTGGGCAGTTCTCGCGGACCGCGACGACGGCCACGAGCACGTCCGTCTCCACGGGTCCGCCGTGGACTTCACAGCGGCGCCAGAGTCCGCGATGCGAGAGATCCGCGGCGGGGAGATGAGTATGATCTTCCAGGACCCGATGACGTCGCTGAACCCCGCGATGACCGTCGGCGAGCAGGTCGCCGAGAGCCTGCAACTCCACCGGTACGACGAGAAGGCCGACGACACCTGGCTGAACGCCATCCGCGAGGTCATCTCGAGTGGCGACGTCGAGGGCGAGGTCTTAGAGGACGTCGTCGACGTACTCGACGCGGTCGGCATCCCGGAGCCCGAGAGCCGCCTCGAGGACTACCCCCACGAGTTCTCCGGCGGGATGCGCCAGCGCGTGCTCATCGCCATCGCGCTCGCGTGCCGTCCACAGCTGCTCATCGCGGACGAACCGACGACGGCGCTCGACGTCACCATCCAGGCCCAGATTCTCGACCTCATCAACGACCTCCAGGACGAGTTCGGGATGTCCGTGCTGTTCATCACGCACGACCTCGGCGTCATCGCGGAGACCTGTGACCGCGTCGCCGTGATGTACGCCGGCGAGATCGTCGAGGAGGGGCCGGTCGAGGAGATCTTCCACAACCCGAGTCACCCGTACACGTACACGCTCCTCGAGTCCATTCCGCGCGAGGACACCGACCGCCTCCAGCCCATCGAGGGCAACGTCCCCGACCTCATCGACCTGCCCGAGGGGTGTCACTTCGCGCCGCGGTGTCCGTGGGCGATGCCTGAGTGCACGGAGGGCGAGATCCCGTACCTCCAGCACGGCGGCCCGGACACGGACCACCGCTCGAAGTGCGTCATGGAGGAGTTCGACGAGTCCTCGTACGGTGCCGACGAGGCGGGCGTCGAGGTCGAGTCGAAGTCGTTCACGGGGGAGCCGTTGCTGGCGGTCGACGACCTCCACAAGTACTTCTCGCGCGCCGAGGGCTGGCTCGACGAGTGGCTCTCGGACGAGCCACAGACCGTGAAGGCCGTCGACGGCGTCTCCATGGACGTCTACGAGGGCGAGACCCTGGGGTTGGTCGGTGAATCCGGCTGTGGGAAGTCCACGACCGGCCGGACCATTCTTCGGTTGCTCGAACCCACGGACGGTCGCGTGGTGTACTCGGGCGAGGACCTGGGCGGACTCGACAGCGACGAACTCCGCGGAAAGCGCCGCGACATGCAGATGATCTTCCAGGACCCGATGTCCTCCCTGGACCCCCGCCAGACCGTCGGGCAGACCATCAAGGAGCCCCTGGAGATACACGACCTCCCCGAGGACGTCGGCGACCAGTCGACGGCGAAGGCGCGCCGGGAGCGCGTGTTCGAGTTGATGGACGCGGTCGGCCTGGAGCGCGGTCAGTACGACCGCTACCCCCACGAGATGTCGGGCGGTCAGCGCCAGCGCGTCGGTATCGCCCGCGCGCTCGCTGTCGACCCCGACTTCATCGTCGCCGACGAACCCGTGAGCGCACTCGACGTGAGCGTGCAGGCCCAGATCTTGAACCTCATGGAGGACCTCCAGGAGGAGTTCGGGCTGACGTACCTGTTCATCGCCCACGACCTCTCGGTCGTCCGCCACATCTGTGACCGCGTCGCCGTGATGTACCTCGGGAAGGTCGTGGAGACGGCGCCCACGCGCCAGTTGTTCGACGACCCGAAGCACCCGTACACGCAGGCGTTGCTCTCCTCGATTCCGGAACCCGACCCGCACGCGGACACGGACGACCGCATCATCCTGGAGGGCGACGTGCCGAGCCCCATCGACCCGCCGTCCGGGTGTCGGTTCCGGACGCGCTGCCCGGAGGTCATCCCGCCCGAGGACCTCGACGTCGACCAGGACGTGTTCCGGGAAGTGATGGACTTCCGGGAGACCGTAGACGACCGCGGGATACCCCTCGAGGCGGTGTGGGAGGACGCCGCCGAGCAGTCACCCGGGGGCGGGACGGGGACACCGGAGACGCCCGCTGACGGCGGCCGGGACGCCAGCCGGGGGGCGTTCGTGGACGCGATGTGGGAACGCGAGTTCGACACCGAGCCGAGCGGCGAGGTGCGTGCCACCGTCGAGGAGGCCTTCGACGCGCTGGCGACCGAGGACTGGGAGGCCGCGGCGGACGTCCTCCGCGAGCGCTTCGAGAGTCCCTGCGAGCGCGTCGAACCGCCTCTCGAGGGCGGTGAGCAGTCGGTCGCGTGTCACCTCTACGACTCGGACGTCGCTTGA
- a CDS encoding dihydroorotase: MKVIRNAALADGRTRDVRVGPDGRIDAVGESLDDIVGENPDDGSEIIDAGGKLLLPGMIDAHVHFRQPGYGHKETWASGSRSAAAGGVTTVVDQPNTSPPTVTGAAFDEKREFAENSVVDWGINGGVTADWDPESLFDRPLFALGEVFLADSTGDMGIEAELFEDACERAGSEDVVVTVHAEDADLFDQDAKSRDDADAWSAYRTAEAEAAAVERAVEVGGETDATIHIAHTSTPEGVDAANAGGATCEVTPHHLFLSRDDLPELGAFGRMNPPLRSEERREAVFERLADGRIDVVATDHAPHTRAEKDASIWDAPSGVPGVETALPLLLNAAREGRLSYERVRDVTAANPASVFGLPQKGRVEAGRDADLVLVDPEATREIRGDDLHTNCEWTPFEGMDGVFPEWTMVRGTIVWDGVSVAESVLPRSTETAHGENVRE; the protein is encoded by the coding sequence ATGAAGGTCATCCGGAACGCGGCGCTCGCGGACGGGCGGACGCGGGACGTGCGCGTCGGGCCGGACGGGAGAATCGACGCCGTCGGCGAGAGCTTGGACGACATCGTCGGCGAGAACCCAGACGACGGCTCCGAAATCATCGACGCGGGCGGGAAACTGCTTCTGCCGGGGATGATAGACGCGCACGTGCACTTCCGGCAGCCGGGGTACGGCCACAAGGAGACGTGGGCGTCGGGGTCGCGGAGCGCGGCGGCGGGGGGTGTGACGACGGTCGTCGACCAGCCGAACACGAGTCCGCCCACCGTCACGGGCGCGGCGTTCGACGAGAAACGGGAGTTCGCCGAGAACTCGGTCGTGGACTGGGGAATCAACGGCGGCGTCACGGCTGACTGGGACCCCGAATCGCTGTTCGACCGGCCACTGTTCGCGCTCGGGGAGGTGTTCCTCGCGGACTCCACGGGCGACATGGGCATCGAGGCCGAGTTGTTCGAGGACGCCTGCGAGCGCGCGGGGAGCGAGGACGTCGTCGTCACCGTGCACGCGGAAGACGCCGACCTGTTCGATCAGGACGCGAAGTCCCGGGACGACGCGGACGCGTGGAGCGCGTACCGCACCGCGGAAGCCGAGGCAGCGGCCGTGGAGCGTGCGGTCGAAGTCGGCGGGGAGACGGACGCGACAATCCACATCGCACACACGTCGACGCCGGAGGGCGTGGACGCCGCGAACGCGGGCGGCGCGACGTGCGAGGTGACGCCCCACCACCTCTTCCTCTCGCGCGACGACCTCCCCGAACTGGGGGCGTTCGGGCGGATGAACCCGCCGCTGCGTAGCGAGGAGCGCCGGGAGGCGGTCTTCGAGCGACTCGCGGACGGGCGGATCGACGTGGTGGCGACCGACCACGCCCCCCACACGCGGGCGGAGAAGGACGCGAGTATCTGGGACGCGCCCTCGGGCGTGCCGGGCGTCGAGACGGCGCTTCCGCTACTCTTGAACGCCGCGCGCGAGGGACGACTGAGCTACGAGCGCGTTCGGGACGTCACCGCCGCGAACCCCGCGTCGGTGTTCGGCCTGCCGCAGAAGGGGAGAGTCGAGGCGGGCCGGGACGCCGACCTCGTGCTCGTCGACCCCGAGGCCACGCGGGAGATTCGGGGCGACGACCTCCACACGAACTGCGAGTGGACGCCCTTCGAGGGGATGGACGGCGTGTTCCCGGAGTGGACGATGGTGCGCGGGACGATTGTCTGGGACGGCGTGTCGGTCGCGGAGAGCGTGCTGCCACGCAGCACGGAAACAGCGCACGGCGAGAACGTCCGCGAGTGA
- a CDS encoding DUF7268 family protein encodes MQGVEDTGRDWGLFARAAAAGAVAAFALFYALVLFAAFTPRAASEIAFPLAALPFSLGLLGWPAVLMSGDALERFSTEIGVSEGWTAEGGRQAMALLTWFGAGGMVGAAVAGAPYGV; translated from the coding sequence ATGCAGGGCGTCGAGGACACCGGCCGCGACTGGGGGTTGTTCGCCCGCGCGGCCGCCGCCGGCGCCGTCGCTGCGTTCGCGCTGTTCTACGCGCTCGTTCTCTTCGCGGCGTTCACGCCGCGGGCCGCCAGCGAGATCGCGTTCCCGCTGGCCGCGCTGCCGTTTTCCCTGGGCCTGCTCGGCTGGCCGGCGGTGCTGATGTCCGGTGACGCCCTCGAGCGCTTCTCTACGGAAATCGGCGTCTCGGAGGGATGGACGGCCGAAGGCGGCCGGCAGGCGATGGCGCTGCTCACCTGGTTCGGTGCGGGCGGGATGGTCGGCGCCGCGGTGGCGGGCGCTCCCTACGGCGTCTGA
- a CDS encoding cysteine hydrolase family protein, producing MGFDPEHTAVVVVDVQNGFCHPDGSLYAPASEDVLDPVTDLVSRARDAGARIVYTRDVHPPEQFDGNHYYDEFERWGDHVTEGSWDAELHDALDVRGEDHVVEKHTYDAFYQTELEGWLDARGVRDLLICGTLANVCVLHTAGSAGLRDYRPVLVEDAVGYIEEEHREYALEHADWLFGELVARENVEFE from the coding sequence ATGGGCTTCGACCCAGAACACACCGCCGTCGTCGTCGTGGACGTGCAGAACGGGTTCTGTCACCCCGACGGCAGCCTCTACGCGCCCGCCAGCGAGGACGTACTCGACCCTGTGACCGACCTCGTTTCCCGCGCCCGCGACGCCGGCGCGAGAATCGTCTACACGCGGGACGTTCACCCGCCCGAGCAGTTCGACGGGAACCACTACTACGACGAGTTCGAGCGCTGGGGCGACCACGTCACAGAGGGGTCCTGGGACGCCGAACTCCACGACGCGCTCGACGTACGCGGTGAGGACCACGTCGTCGAGAAACACACGTACGACGCGTTCTACCAGACCGAACTGGAGGGGTGGCTGGACGCCCGCGGCGTCCGGGACCTCCTCATCTGCGGGACGCTGGCGAACGTCTGCGTCCTCCACACTGCTGGCTCCGCGGGCCTCCGGGACTACCGGCCCGTGCTCGTCGAGGACGCCGTCGGATACATCGAGGAGGAACACCGGGAGTACGCCCTGGAGCACGCCGACTGGTTGTTCGGCGAACTCGTGGCGCGCGAGAACGTCGAGTTCGAGTAA
- a CDS encoding ABC transporter permease: MSTETTDSSTELGERGFVERLRSSQFLSELLSNRIALAGIILIFGVIAIAVYARLFIDLGAITGTRLSSPIPDRAPPGWIGPAPFDTYLFGTDAAARDIFKRTLYGAWIAMKFGTVAVVASTIAGVALGTIAAFYSDATDNVIMRTMDVLLAFPSLLLALALVAIFGAGLWKATIALVLVYTPRFARVMRGAALKVLEDEYIEATEALGAKDPRLIVKHVVPNSLAPITVQSTLNFGLAIIDLAALSFLGFGAQAGTPSWGKMLANGVENGLLTGQWWMSVFPGLFLAITVLAFNLLGDGMRDALDPRMRETVD; this comes from the coding sequence ATGAGCACTGAAACGACAGACTCCTCGACGGAACTGGGCGAGCGCGGATTCGTAGAGCGCCTGCGTTCCTCGCAGTTCCTCTCGGAACTGCTCTCGAACCGCATCGCCCTCGCCGGCATCATTCTCATCTTCGGCGTCATCGCGATCGCCGTCTACGCCCGACTGTTCATCGACCTCGGAGCGATCACCGGCACGCGACTCAGCTCGCCGATTCCGGACCGCGCGCCGCCTGGCTGGATCGGCCCCGCTCCCTTCGACACGTACCTGTTCGGGACCGACGCCGCCGCCCGCGACATCTTCAAGCGCACGCTGTACGGCGCCTGGATTGCGATGAAGTTCGGCACCGTCGCGGTCGTCGCCTCCACCATCGCCGGCGTCGCGCTCGGCACGATCGCGGCGTTCTACAGCGACGCCACGGACAACGTCATCATGCGGACGATGGACGTCCTGTTGGCGTTCCCGTCGCTGCTGTTGGCGCTCGCGCTGGTCGCCATCTTCGGCGCCGGTCTCTGGAAGGCGACCATCGCGCTCGTGCTCGTGTACACGCCGCGGTTCGCCCGCGTCATGCGCGGTGCCGCGCTGAAGGTCCTCGAGGACGAGTACATCGAGGCGACCGAGGCACTCGGCGCGAAAGACCCCCGCCTCATCGTCAAACACGTCGTCCCGAACTCGCTTGCGCCCATCACGGTGCAGTCGACGCTGAACTTCGGGTTGGCCATCATCGACCTGGCGGCGCTGTCCTTCCTCGGGTTCGGCGCCCAGGCCGGCACGCCATCGTGGGGGAAGATGCTCGCGAACGGCGTCGAGAACGGCCTCCTCACGGGCCAGTGGTGGATGTCCGTGTTCCCCGGGTTGTTCCTCGCGATAACGGTACTCGCGTTCAACCTCCTCGGTGACGGGATGCGTGACGCCCTCGACCCCCGGATGCGGGAGACAGTCGACTGA
- a CDS encoding lipoate--protein ligase family protein yields the protein MRVLRGRASGRDADREATRDLLEFVRESGELAVRVWAPGRMVAFGRRDANEDGYDAAREAAREHDFPAVERQVGGRAVAYTDSTLAFARFEPTEDIRTGLSERYDAMVADVLAALEAVGVNAREGEPPDSFCPGDHSVQGDTGKLAGVAQRVTKGAALTSGVLVVDDRAEIASVLDDVYGAFGVPFNPDSVGSVAAEGGDIGSVRDELESALVGNADFDVEQLS from the coding sequence ATGCGCGTGCTCCGCGGACGAGCGAGCGGTCGGGATGCCGACCGCGAGGCCACCCGCGACCTGCTCGAGTTCGTCCGCGAGTCCGGCGAGCTGGCGGTCCGCGTGTGGGCGCCCGGCAGGATGGTCGCGTTCGGCCGACGGGACGCCAACGAGGACGGCTACGACGCGGCCCGGGAGGCCGCCCGCGAGCACGACTTCCCCGCCGTCGAGCGCCAGGTCGGCGGGCGCGCGGTGGCGTACACGGACTCGACGCTGGCGTTCGCGCGATTCGAACCCACCGAGGACATCCGCACCGGCCTGAGTGAGCGCTACGACGCGATGGTCGCGGACGTGCTCGCGGCGCTCGAAGCGGTCGGCGTGAACGCCCGCGAGGGCGAACCCCCGGACTCGTTCTGCCCGGGCGACCACTCCGTGCAAGGGGACACCGGGAAGTTGGCGGGCGTCGCCCAGCGCGTCACGAAGGGCGCGGCGCTCACCTCGGGCGTCCTCGTCGTCGACGACCGCGCCGAAATCGCGAGCGTGCTCGACGACGTCTACGGCGCATTCGGCGTGCCGTTCAACCCGGACAGCGTCGGCAGCGTGGCAGCAGAAGGTGGTGACATCGGCTCGGTGCGCGACGAACTGGAGAGCGCGCTGGTCGGAAACGCGGATTTCGACGTCGAACAACTCTCTTGA
- a CDS encoding ABC transporter permease, whose product MVSKRFVLKRLLLLVPVLFGVATFVFVILHLSGGDPARVILGQRASQARVMQLRQELGLNDPLYVQYGRFLVDAAQLEFGQSYKVAQGQSVRSVLLTRLPVTIELALYGQFIGLLVGLPLGIISAVKQDSIVDHLGRVGALSGISIPIYWSGPMLILLFSTYLGVFPASGRLGSTVFLADHWTLLGMELPLTGMVTVDTLLLGRIDAWFSAVHHLFLPAATIGIYSLALISRMMRSSMLEVVRQDYMRTARAKGQGSKITVLKHGFRNALIPVITVIGIQFGTLLGGAVLTETVFSINGIGTTLVSAISATDYPLVQGTVLTFALLFTLVNLGVDITYSYLDPRIQQ is encoded by the coding sequence ATGGTATCGAAGCGATTCGTTCTCAAACGGCTGTTGTTGCTCGTGCCGGTTCTCTTCGGCGTGGCGACGTTCGTCTTCGTCATCCTGCACCTCTCCGGTGGGGATCCTGCTCGCGTCATCCTCGGCCAGCGCGCCTCACAGGCGCGCGTGATGCAGCTACGCCAGGAACTCGGCTTGAACGACCCGCTGTACGTCCAGTACGGCCGCTTCCTCGTGGACGCCGCGCAACTCGAGTTCGGCCAGTCCTACAAGGTCGCACAGGGTCAGTCGGTCCGGAGCGTCCTGCTCACCCGACTCCCCGTCACCATCGAACTCGCGCTGTACGGCCAGTTCATCGGCCTCCTCGTCGGCCTCCCGCTGGGCATCATCTCCGCGGTCAAGCAGGACTCCATCGTCGACCACCTCGGCCGCGTCGGCGCGCTCTCGGGCATCTCCATCCCCATCTACTGGTCGGGTCCGATGCTCATCCTGCTGTTCTCGACGTACCTCGGCGTCTTCCCCGCGAGCGGCCGCCTCGGTTCGACGGTGTTCCTCGCGGACCACTGGACGCTGTTAGGCATGGAACTCCCGCTCACCGGCATGGTCACCGTCGACACGCTGTTGCTCGGGCGGATAGACGCGTGGTTCTCCGCGGTCCACCACCTGTTCTTGCCCGCAGCCACCATCGGCATCTACTCGCTCGCACTCATCTCCCGGATGATGCGCTCGTCGATGCTAGAAGTCGTGCGCCAGGACTACATGCGGACCGCGCGCGCGAAGGGACAGGGCTCGAAGATCACCGTGTTGAAACACGGGTTCCGGAACGCCCTGATTCCCGTCATCACCGTCATCGGCATCCAGTTCGGGACGCTGCTCGGCGGCGCCGTCCTCACCGAGACCGTCTTCAGCATCAACGGCATCGGCACCACCCTCGTCTCCGCCATCAGCGCCACCGACTACCCGCTCGTCCAGGGCACAGTCCTGACGTTCGCGCTGCTGTTCACGCTCGTGAACCTCGGCGTCGACATCACCTACAGCTACCTCGACCCCCGCATCCAACAGTAA
- a CDS encoding ABC transporter substrate-binding protein, giving the protein MASDNVSRRSFLKAAGTAAVAATSTAGCTGLTGGGGGGTLVYSRGDHPTNYDPQQTTSGEVAKVTNQVFDTTIDFKPGTGGELTDGLAKEWSLDGKTVTLTLKEGVTFHGGKELTSADVRATIRRFIDKEYEFFLGKKRSGYSSVTFGDWVDNIEETSKYEVTINLSQKYAPFLRNLAMFASAILSKEQIESLGPGAEAQAKLGEDPKGTGPFVFEELDNANEKIRFSAYGDYWGEGPQVDSLIIKTIKKNSTRASDLISGSSHITDNLGAETIKQVQNSDSASIKKKDGINVGYMAFNQSRKEAFRKPKVRRAISYGVDTKAIVESIYQGFATDADQPLPPDVLGHNEDLSPYSYDPEKAQSLLEEAGESDLEFELATFSNPRGYNPSPIRTANQIKTNLEDIGISVTINQFPSFSPYIDYTYAGKHDAALLGWYTDNADPDNFLYVLLHPGVSPDQVPSGQNYVSWENKGNASNITSWANTDYMNLVTQGQKTYEKSERESIYKQATKMAHDQAPWVFIDYAQLVRGVHQSVQEDTFTVSSVGGPYLELVSLN; this is encoded by the coding sequence ATGGCAAGCGATAACGTAAGCCGGCGCAGCTTCCTGAAAGCCGCGGGGACCGCTGCTGTCGCAGCGACCTCGACTGCCGGATGTACCGGTCTCACCGGTGGCGGGGGCGGCGGCACCCTCGTCTACTCGCGTGGCGACCACCCGACGAACTACGACCCCCAGCAGACCACCAGCGGGGAAGTGGCGAAGGTCACGAACCAGGTGTTCGACACCACCATCGACTTCAAACCTGGCACCGGCGGCGAACTCACCGACGGGCTCGCCAAGGAGTGGAGTCTCGACGGGAAGACTGTCACGCTCACGCTCAAGGAGGGCGTGACGTTCCACGGCGGCAAGGAACTCACGTCCGCGGACGTCCGCGCGACCATCCGCCGATTCATCGACAAGGAGTACGAGTTCTTCCTCGGCAAGAAGCGCTCGGGCTACTCCTCGGTCACCTTCGGTGACTGGGTCGACAACATCGAGGAGACCAGCAAGTACGAGGTCACCATCAACCTCAGCCAGAAGTACGCGCCGTTCCTCCGGAACCTCGCGATGTTCGCCTCGGCCATCCTCTCGAAGGAGCAAATCGAGAGCCTGGGTCCGGGCGCGGAAGCCCAGGCCAAACTCGGAGAGGACCCGAAGGGCACCGGCCCGTTCGTCTTCGAGGAACTCGACAACGCCAACGAGAAGATCCGCTTCAGCGCGTACGGCGACTACTGGGGCGAGGGACCGCAGGTCGACTCCCTCATCATCAAGACCATCAAGAAGAACTCGACGCGCGCCTCCGACCTCATCAGCGGGTCCAGTCACATCACGGACAACCTCGGCGCTGAGACCATCAAGCAGGTCCAGAACAGCGACTCGGCGTCCATCAAGAAGAAGGACGGCATCAACGTCGGTTACATGGCGTTCAACCAGTCCCGGAAGGAGGCGTTCCGCAAACCGAAGGTCCGCCGGGCAATCAGTTACGGCGTCGACACGAAGGCCATCGTGGAATCCATCTACCAGGGCTTCGCCACGGACGCCGACCAGCCGCTGCCGCCGGACGTGCTCGGCCACAACGAGGACCTCAGCCCGTACAGCTACGACCCCGAGAAGGCTCAGTCACTCCTCGAGGAGGCAGGCGAGTCGGACCTGGAGTTCGAGCTCGCGACGTTCTCGAACCCACGCGGGTACAACCCGAGTCCGATCCGGACCGCGAACCAGATCAAGACCAACCTGGAGGACATCGGCATCTCGGTCACCATCAATCAGTTCCCCTCGTTCAGCCCGTACATCGACTACACGTACGCGGGCAAGCACGACGCGGCGCTGCTCGGCTGGTACACCGACAACGCCGACCCGGACAACTTCCTGTACGTGCTGCTCCACCCCGGAGTCAGCCCCGACCAGGTGCCGTCCGGCCAGAACTACGTGAGCTGGGAGAACAAGGGCAACGCGTCGAACATCACCTCGTGGGCGAACACGGACTACATGAACCTGGTCACCCAGGGGCAGAAAACGTACGAGAAGTCCGAGCGCGAGTCCATCTACAAGCAAGCGACGAAGATGGCTCACGATCAGGCGCCCTGGGTGTTCATCGACTACGCCCAGCTCGTGCGCGGCGTCCACCAGTCGGTCCAGGAGGACACGTTCACGGTGAGCTCGGTCGGTGGTCCGTACCTCGAGCTCGTCAGCCTGAACTGA
- a CDS encoding DUF7529 family protein encodes MPNEQGPRGDPANPADAAMPYWEQVVEDMAATADEYREKGWDALEIHPGDVQVRAGDVERTGFELLAPDNEFDPLSEAVDAGDGFDSANVFRANPSGTVYAVVALEDDSTETALLFPVYYAPGEHEDFVEMIQEEGEVRTHVRPLDDRRIFTFTHDDPSLFLPEEN; translated from the coding sequence ATGCCGAACGAACAAGGGCCGCGTGGCGACCCCGCGAACCCCGCCGACGCCGCGATGCCGTACTGGGAGCAGGTCGTCGAGGACATGGCCGCGACCGCCGACGAGTACCGCGAGAAGGGCTGGGACGCACTCGAGATTCACCCCGGCGACGTGCAGGTTCGCGCCGGCGACGTAGAGCGCACGGGCTTCGAGTTGCTCGCGCCCGACAACGAGTTCGACCCCCTCTCCGAGGCCGTCGACGCCGGCGACGGCTTCGACAGCGCGAACGTGTTCCGGGCGAACCCCTCGGGCACCGTCTACGCCGTGGTCGCACTCGAGGACGACTCCACCGAGACGGCGCTGCTGTTCCCCGTCTACTACGCGCCCGGCGAACACGAGGACTTCGTGGAGATGATACAGGAAGAAGGCGAGGTCCGCACGCACGTCCGTCCGCTCGACGACCGCCGCATCTTCACGTTCACGCACGACGACCCGTCGCTGTTCCTGCCCGAGGAGAACTAG